From a single Phalacrocorax carbo chromosome 10, bPhaCar2.1, whole genome shotgun sequence genomic region:
- the BRAT1 gene encoding BRCA1-associated ATM activator 1 isoform X1 yields the protein MTDECSLLLPRVCAALADPRQPGSDDTCLEKLLDWFRCLADLDPTMELVQDNPCLTELIISVLALPEPSPRILSFTLQLAGILAASESRFQHLQQEKLLVRLFGRDGPLNSAVWEDASVRSGWVEGVHSMMQHQPALHFLCNGGGIDVIFTLQGDPSLFVASAANQLLVHILIFSVETEMIEPVGTKDCDWPACAQTIIKHIEDSLQSSSATHIEQSLKLLTSLFGSCHATWTEVLWLGIAKRIESFLMEETVQAQHMLVNLLLNMARSPVFCHPEGSFWPLVTSALERLTPLQAGPLAVGILRIYTCPQDVRIQALTVLLQPMDCILRAASQPLEYAGLLDESVSDPIAVESLLSSKSSCVSLLCQTLGHLQELLSLIHLLVDLPYTSLLRSLITILQFCNGFLSPASPLGSTISRILINCFRVQRSALDVLAAFPRKRCCDILLGSLFDVLLAYLESPNTSPTVLKKTFQATSNWLARLHGLSYSNSQWQQTKKILGDVFLVLQKHLCSPCWEVRDSSLEFLTDMIKHLRDYNEFRQSLLSSEVPRLTENLLEDPESYVRASAVTAMGHLAFVTYFAPDSPVAQDQCNKENAVAKLQEILSTDPEGFPRRAVISIFTEWLSQGCIGQLEDTELFVSRVIQTVEHDLDWEVRLQSLELVGIFCNQTICQFGLPTCPYVPVTSAVTSSIQPNDLLQIFCRAKLFSFLFRSLCDCDKPVGQSACDILLSLRGAFYPDSTLNYSQGTGDLPASHGLAWLQRTLRQGSLAQNFPTDGGHGVDFQDPESMMLALGAIDLEELCDELNKSSDHVEKSPQSLLQDILATVGTIEDNEADCY from the exons ATGACCGACGagtgctccctcctgctgccgcGCGTCTGCGCCGCCCTGGCTGACCCGCGGCAGCCCGGCTCCGACGACACCTGCCTGGAGAAGCTGCTTGACTGGTTCCGGTGCCTGGCGGACCTCG atCCTACAATGGAGCTGGTGCAGGACAACCCCTGTCTGACAGAGCTCATCATCTCTGTGCTGGCACTGCCAGAGCCAAGTCCAAGAATCCTCTCCTTTACTCTGCAGTTAGCTGGGATACTTGCTGCTTCCGAAAGCCGCTTCCAACACTTGCAG CAGGAGAAGCTGTTGGTCAGGCTCTTTGGCAGGGATGGGCCTCTGAACAGCGCGGTGTGGGAAGATGCATCTGTGCGAAGTGGCTGGGTGGAGGGTGTGCACAGCATGATGCAGCACCAGCCTGCCCTCCACTTCCTCTGCAATGGTG GAGGCATAGATGTGATCTTCACTCTGCAAGGGGATCCCAGCCTGTTTGTGGCTTCAGCTGCCAATCAGCTTCTGGTGCACATACTCATCTTCTCTGTAGAGACTGAAATGATTGAACCTGTTGGTACAAAGGACTGTGACTGGCCAGCATGTGCCCAAACGATTATAAAGCATATAGAAGATTCACTTCAGTCCAGCTCTGCCACTCACATCGAGCAGTCATTAAAACTGTTAACTAGTTTGTTTGGCAGTTGTCATGCTACGTGGACTGAAGTACTTTGGTTAGGTATAGCAAAGCGAATAGAATCCTTTTTGATGGAAGAGACTGTTCAAGCACAGCACATGCTGGTGAATCTGTTGCTTAACATGGCACG GTCCCCTGTGTTTTGTCACCCTGAAGGCAGTTTTTGGCCATTAGTGACTTCTGCTCTGGAACGCTTAACCCCACTACAAGCGGGTCCTTTGGCAGTGGGAATTCTGAGGATCTACACATG CCCACAAGATGTGAGGATTCAGGCACTGACTGTTCTACTTCAGCCAATGGACTGTATTTTGAGAGCAGCCTCCCAGCCTCTGGAATACGCAG GTTTGCTGGATGAGTCTGTTAGCGATCCCATTGCTGTTGAAAGTCTTCTGTCCTCCAAGTCATCTTGTGTTAGTCTCCTGTGTCAGACCCTTGGAcatctgcaggagctgctgtctctg ATTCATTTGCTAGTGGATTTACCTTACACATCTTTGCTACGCTCTCTCATAACGATATTACAATTCTGTAACGGCTTCCTGAGTCCAGCTTCTCCTCTGGGAAGCACGATAAGCCGAATCTTGATCAATTGCTTCAGAGTACAAAGGTCAGCTCTTGATGTCCTAGCAGCATTCCCGCGGAAAAGAT gCTGTGATATACTCTTAGGAAGTCTATTTGATGTCCTTCTGGCATACCTGGAGAGTCCAAACACCAGCCCTACG gttctaaagaaaacatttcaagcaACATCCAACTGGTTGGCGCGCTTGCATGGACTGTCCTACTCCAACAGCCAGTGGCAGCAAACTAAGAAGATCTTGGGAG ATGTGTTTTTGGTGCTGCAGAAGCATTTGTGCAGTCCTTGCTGGGAAGTAAGAGATTCTTCTCTGGAGTTCCTCACTGACATGATTAAACACTTGAGAG ACTACAATGAGTTCAGGCAGTCTCTCCTGTCTTCGGAGGTGCCGAGGCTTACAGAAAATCTTCTTGAGGATCCAGAAAGCTATGTGCGAGCAAGTGCCGTGACTGCTATGGGACACTTGGCCTTTGTTACTTACTTTGCTCCCGACTCACCTGTTGCACAGGATCAGTGTAATAAAGAG AATGCTGTAGCAAAGCTTCAAGAAATCTTGTCGACAGACCCAGAGGGCTTTCCTAGGAGGGCTGTGATCAGCATCTTCACTGAGTGGCTGAGCCAAGGTTGCATAGGTCAGCTGGAAGATACAGAGCTGTTTGTCTCTAGAGTGATCCAAACTGTGGAGCATGACTTAGACTGGGAAGTCAGACTTCAGAGTTTGGAATTGGTCGGAATTTTCTGTAATCAGACCATTTGCCAGTTTGGCCTTCCTACATGCCCATATGTTCCTGTCACATCTGCAGTCACTAGTTCCATTCAACCAAATGACttgctgcaaatattttgcCGAGCAAAACTGTTCAGCTTTTTGTTTCGGTCTTTGTGTGACTGTGACAAACCAGTAGGTCAGAGTGCCTGTGATATACTGCTTTCCTTAAGAGGTGCTTTCTATCCAGACAGTACCCTGAATTACTCACAAGGGACTGGAGATTTACCTGCAAGCCACGGCCTTGCCTGGTTACAAAGGACACTAAGGCAGGGTTCTCTGGCCCAGAACTTTCCCACAGATGGTGGTCATGGGGTGGATTTTCAAGATCCAGAGAGCATGATGCTAGCTTTGGGTGCAATAGACTTAGAAGAGCTATGTGATGAGCTAAATAAAAGTAGTGACCATGTGGAGAAAAGCCCTCAGTCCCTCTTACAGGACATCCTTGCTACTGTGGGGACCATAGAGGATAATGAAGCTGACTGTTACTGA
- the BRAT1 gene encoding BRCA1-associated ATM activator 1 isoform X2 yields MTDECSLLLPRVCAALADPRQPGSDDTCLEKLLDWFRCLADLDPTMELVQDNPCLTELIISVLALPEPSPRILSFTLQLAGILAASESRFQHLQEKLLVRLFGRDGPLNSAVWEDASVRSGWVEGVHSMMQHQPALHFLCNGGGIDVIFTLQGDPSLFVASAANQLLVHILIFSVETEMIEPVGTKDCDWPACAQTIIKHIEDSLQSSSATHIEQSLKLLTSLFGSCHATWTEVLWLGIAKRIESFLMEETVQAQHMLVNLLLNMARSPVFCHPEGSFWPLVTSALERLTPLQAGPLAVGILRIYTCPQDVRIQALTVLLQPMDCILRAASQPLEYAGLLDESVSDPIAVESLLSSKSSCVSLLCQTLGHLQELLSLIHLLVDLPYTSLLRSLITILQFCNGFLSPASPLGSTISRILINCFRVQRSALDVLAAFPRKRCCDILLGSLFDVLLAYLESPNTSPTVLKKTFQATSNWLARLHGLSYSNSQWQQTKKILGDVFLVLQKHLCSPCWEVRDSSLEFLTDMIKHLRDYNEFRQSLLSSEVPRLTENLLEDPESYVRASAVTAMGHLAFVTYFAPDSPVAQDQCNKENAVAKLQEILSTDPEGFPRRAVISIFTEWLSQGCIGQLEDTELFVSRVIQTVEHDLDWEVRLQSLELVGIFCNQTICQFGLPTCPYVPVTSAVTSSIQPNDLLQIFCRAKLFSFLFRSLCDCDKPVGQSACDILLSLRGAFYPDSTLNYSQGTGDLPASHGLAWLQRTLRQGSLAQNFPTDGGHGVDFQDPESMMLALGAIDLEELCDELNKSSDHVEKSPQSLLQDILATVGTIEDNEADCY; encoded by the exons ATGACCGACGagtgctccctcctgctgccgcGCGTCTGCGCCGCCCTGGCTGACCCGCGGCAGCCCGGCTCCGACGACACCTGCCTGGAGAAGCTGCTTGACTGGTTCCGGTGCCTGGCGGACCTCG atCCTACAATGGAGCTGGTGCAGGACAACCCCTGTCTGACAGAGCTCATCATCTCTGTGCTGGCACTGCCAGAGCCAAGTCCAAGAATCCTCTCCTTTACTCTGCAGTTAGCTGGGATACTTGCTGCTTCCGAAAGCCGCTTCCAACACTTGCAG GAGAAGCTGTTGGTCAGGCTCTTTGGCAGGGATGGGCCTCTGAACAGCGCGGTGTGGGAAGATGCATCTGTGCGAAGTGGCTGGGTGGAGGGTGTGCACAGCATGATGCAGCACCAGCCTGCCCTCCACTTCCTCTGCAATGGTG GAGGCATAGATGTGATCTTCACTCTGCAAGGGGATCCCAGCCTGTTTGTGGCTTCAGCTGCCAATCAGCTTCTGGTGCACATACTCATCTTCTCTGTAGAGACTGAAATGATTGAACCTGTTGGTACAAAGGACTGTGACTGGCCAGCATGTGCCCAAACGATTATAAAGCATATAGAAGATTCACTTCAGTCCAGCTCTGCCACTCACATCGAGCAGTCATTAAAACTGTTAACTAGTTTGTTTGGCAGTTGTCATGCTACGTGGACTGAAGTACTTTGGTTAGGTATAGCAAAGCGAATAGAATCCTTTTTGATGGAAGAGACTGTTCAAGCACAGCACATGCTGGTGAATCTGTTGCTTAACATGGCACG GTCCCCTGTGTTTTGTCACCCTGAAGGCAGTTTTTGGCCATTAGTGACTTCTGCTCTGGAACGCTTAACCCCACTACAAGCGGGTCCTTTGGCAGTGGGAATTCTGAGGATCTACACATG CCCACAAGATGTGAGGATTCAGGCACTGACTGTTCTACTTCAGCCAATGGACTGTATTTTGAGAGCAGCCTCCCAGCCTCTGGAATACGCAG GTTTGCTGGATGAGTCTGTTAGCGATCCCATTGCTGTTGAAAGTCTTCTGTCCTCCAAGTCATCTTGTGTTAGTCTCCTGTGTCAGACCCTTGGAcatctgcaggagctgctgtctctg ATTCATTTGCTAGTGGATTTACCTTACACATCTTTGCTACGCTCTCTCATAACGATATTACAATTCTGTAACGGCTTCCTGAGTCCAGCTTCTCCTCTGGGAAGCACGATAAGCCGAATCTTGATCAATTGCTTCAGAGTACAAAGGTCAGCTCTTGATGTCCTAGCAGCATTCCCGCGGAAAAGAT gCTGTGATATACTCTTAGGAAGTCTATTTGATGTCCTTCTGGCATACCTGGAGAGTCCAAACACCAGCCCTACG gttctaaagaaaacatttcaagcaACATCCAACTGGTTGGCGCGCTTGCATGGACTGTCCTACTCCAACAGCCAGTGGCAGCAAACTAAGAAGATCTTGGGAG ATGTGTTTTTGGTGCTGCAGAAGCATTTGTGCAGTCCTTGCTGGGAAGTAAGAGATTCTTCTCTGGAGTTCCTCACTGACATGATTAAACACTTGAGAG ACTACAATGAGTTCAGGCAGTCTCTCCTGTCTTCGGAGGTGCCGAGGCTTACAGAAAATCTTCTTGAGGATCCAGAAAGCTATGTGCGAGCAAGTGCCGTGACTGCTATGGGACACTTGGCCTTTGTTACTTACTTTGCTCCCGACTCACCTGTTGCACAGGATCAGTGTAATAAAGAG AATGCTGTAGCAAAGCTTCAAGAAATCTTGTCGACAGACCCAGAGGGCTTTCCTAGGAGGGCTGTGATCAGCATCTTCACTGAGTGGCTGAGCCAAGGTTGCATAGGTCAGCTGGAAGATACAGAGCTGTTTGTCTCTAGAGTGATCCAAACTGTGGAGCATGACTTAGACTGGGAAGTCAGACTTCAGAGTTTGGAATTGGTCGGAATTTTCTGTAATCAGACCATTTGCCAGTTTGGCCTTCCTACATGCCCATATGTTCCTGTCACATCTGCAGTCACTAGTTCCATTCAACCAAATGACttgctgcaaatattttgcCGAGCAAAACTGTTCAGCTTTTTGTTTCGGTCTTTGTGTGACTGTGACAAACCAGTAGGTCAGAGTGCCTGTGATATACTGCTTTCCTTAAGAGGTGCTTTCTATCCAGACAGTACCCTGAATTACTCACAAGGGACTGGAGATTTACCTGCAAGCCACGGCCTTGCCTGGTTACAAAGGACACTAAGGCAGGGTTCTCTGGCCCAGAACTTTCCCACAGATGGTGGTCATGGGGTGGATTTTCAAGATCCAGAGAGCATGATGCTAGCTTTGGGTGCAATAGACTTAGAAGAGCTATGTGATGAGCTAAATAAAAGTAGTGACCATGTGGAGAAAAGCCCTCAGTCCCTCTTACAGGACATCCTTGCTACTGTGGGGACCATAGAGGATAATGAAGCTGACTGTTACTGA